In a genomic window of Mucilaginibacter sp. KACC 22063:
- a CDS encoding winged helix-turn-helix domain-containing protein, translating into MKIPFEKLDKAFENRIRLQIMSVLAVNDRYDFNSLKELLNVTDGNLASHLKGLEKEEYISTIKSFVGRKPNTTYEATTKGKKAFKDHLNALEQLINQQKSN; encoded by the coding sequence GTGAAAATACCGTTTGAAAAACTCGACAAGGCCTTTGAAAACCGCATCAGGCTGCAAATAATGAGCGTATTGGCTGTTAACGACCGTTACGATTTTAACTCGTTGAAAGAGTTGCTTAACGTAACCGACGGCAACCTGGCATCGCACTTAAAAGGACTGGAAAAAGAAGAATATATCTCCACTATTAAATCATTTGTAGGGCGAAAACCTAATACCACTTATGAAGCAACAACTAAAGGGAAAAAAGCATTTAAAGATCACCTTAATGCCCTGGAACAATTAATTAATCAACAGAAATCAAACTAA
- a CDS encoding TetR/AcrR family transcriptional regulator — MEADKIKESIKRAAQELFRKFGYHKTSVNEIAKRAKIAKATIYKYFESKEEILHALLMDYIRVSVDELINSDSHQLDEEAHLTNLILKTSRLSYTVCNEFIGWDFIRESTNSQEFLKNLSNELEELLLSSFTKLSGMRKMESYHQRLRFLIKCSKSIVFSFAFTSVSDSDVRKNFVSFQKEILPYLVKAAIAV; from the coding sequence ATGGAAGCTGATAAAATCAAAGAAAGTATAAAGCGCGCCGCTCAGGAACTTTTCCGCAAATTCGGCTACCATAAAACCAGCGTTAATGAGATTGCCAAACGTGCTAAAATAGCCAAGGCAACCATCTACAAATACTTTGAAAGCAAAGAGGAGATACTGCATGCACTGTTGATGGATTACATCCGCGTGAGTGTGGATGAACTGATTAACAGCGATAGCCATCAACTTGATGAAGAAGCACACCTAACCAACCTTATCCTTAAAACAAGCCGCCTCTCTTACACCGTTTGTAATGAATTTATCGGCTGGGATTTCATCCGCGAATCAACCAATTCACAGGAATTTCTAAAAAATCTTTCTAACGAACTCGAAGAACTACTGCTTAGCTCATTCACCAAATTAAGCGGCATGCGCAAAATGGAAAGCTATCACCAGCGCCTGCGTTTCCTGATCAAATGCAGTAAAAGCATTGTTTTTAGCTTTGCCTTTACATCGGTAAGCGATTCTGACGTCCGTAAAAACTTCGTTTCTTTCCAAAAGGAGATCCTACCCTACTTAGTTAAAGCAGCTATTGCTGTATAA
- a CDS encoding outer membrane beta-barrel protein, whose amino-acid sequence MKKRLIFMLLPMAIVVSASAQTKPKNKVTPKAKTTQKATTYSKPASTERSTSVRAFSKGDNLLNIGIGIGSPFFGSGYSSSLPVNPSVSYEKGITNEISVGGQVAFASSKYKVNFPGGNYSFKENAIYIGARGSYHFNELLELDPKFDIYGGASLGYVIVNVKDNQGYSGSTGSGVGFGLFAGGKYYFANNTAVFAELGYQSLAVLNVGIAFKL is encoded by the coding sequence ATGAAAAAACGTTTAATTTTTATGCTGCTTCCCATGGCTATTGTTGTTAGTGCTTCAGCACAAACAAAGCCGAAAAACAAGGTGACGCCAAAGGCAAAAACTACGCAGAAAGCAACAACTTATTCAAAGCCTGCCAGTACAGAAAGATCAACCAGTGTAAGAGCATTCAGCAAAGGCGATAACCTGCTGAATATTGGCATTGGTATTGGCAGCCCTTTCTTTGGCTCAGGCTATTCATCCTCATTACCTGTAAATCCAAGTGTATCTTATGAAAAAGGCATTACTAATGAGATAAGTGTGGGCGGCCAGGTGGCATTTGCCAGCTCTAAATACAAGGTAAACTTTCCGGGTGGAAACTACAGCTTTAAAGAAAACGCCATTTATATAGGCGCCCGCGGTTCATACCACTTTAATGAATTGCTTGAGCTCGACCCAAAATTTGATATTTATGGAGGCGCAAGCTTAGGATATGTAATCGTAAACGTAAAAGATAATCAAGGCTATAGCGGCTCTACCGGCAGCGGTGTTGGCTTCGGCTTATTTGCCGGCGGCAAATATTATTTCGCAAATAACACAGCCGTATTTGCAGAATTAGGCTACCAAAGCCTTGCAGTACTAAATGTTGGCATTGCCTTTAAACTTTAA
- the creD gene encoding cell envelope integrity protein CreD encodes MITEQEPKSTIGRIMESVTLKLIFITGLVLVLLIPSFLVQNLIQERAGRQQEMETDVSDKWSGKQLVAGPVLVMPYKRIYKENEGTAKEVTKTSTEYLYVLPDDLHISSGLNVETLHRGIFNTTVYNTRIDIKGNFPKADLEKAGITADQLIPEKAIVTFNISDLKGLKTNPVVNLAGKSFAVEPALNNASAFNNGLQAWTNITGLTDKDLPFNFTLDLKGSQELNFVHLGKTTTVDVKSNWASPSFTGRYLPDSRKIDKNGFTAKWRMLYYNRPFPQQWTMNDSLLNSMSKHEEAIFGVKLRIPVDQYQQTTRTSKYAILIIILTFISLFLTELIGKQKVHVFNYALIGAAMIIFYVLLLSFSEQIGYMWAYLVASIATIALISLFISSLLHNKKAALLFAFILSLFYTFIYIIIQLEDLALLVGSVLLFIIIAVLMYFSRKINWDRY; translated from the coding sequence ATGATAACAGAACAAGAACCAAAATCGACAATCGGCCGTATTATGGAATCGGTCACTCTTAAACTTATCTTCATTACCGGACTTGTACTGGTATTACTGATCCCATCATTCCTGGTACAAAACCTAATTCAGGAACGCGCCGGCCGCCAGCAGGAAATGGAAACCGATGTATCTGATAAATGGTCGGGGAAACAGCTGGTTGCCGGCCCTGTATTGGTAATGCCATACAAGCGCATTTATAAAGAAAACGAGGGTACAGCGAAAGAAGTAACCAAAACCAGTACAGAGTACTTATATGTATTGCCAGACGACTTGCACATCAGTTCGGGCTTAAACGTTGAAACCCTGCACCGCGGCATATTCAATACAACGGTTTATAATACCCGCATTGATATTAAAGGCAATTTCCCGAAAGCCGACCTGGAAAAGGCAGGTATCACAGCCGATCAGCTGATCCCTGAAAAAGCTATTGTTACATTTAATATATCAGATCTTAAAGGATTAAAAACTAATCCTGTAGTGAATTTAGCAGGCAAATCTTTTGCAGTTGAACCTGCACTGAATAATGCATCAGCATTTAATAACGGCTTGCAGGCATGGACAAATATCACTGGCCTAACCGATAAAGACCTCCCTTTCAATTTTACACTTGATTTAAAAGGCAGCCAGGAACTCAATTTTGTGCACCTTGGGAAAACTACTACAGTAGACGTGAAAAGCAACTGGGCCAGCCCAAGCTTTACCGGCCGCTACTTACCCGATAGCCGCAAAATTGACAAGAATGGCTTTACAGCCAAATGGCGTATGCTATACTACAACAGGCCGTTTCCGCAGCAATGGACCATGAATGATAGCCTTTTGAATAGCATGAGCAAGCACGAGGAAGCCATATTCGGTGTTAAGCTGCGCATACCTGTAGACCAGTACCAGCAAACTACACGCACAAGCAAATACGCTATACTCATCATCATCCTTACATTTATATCACTATTTTTAACAGAACTTATCGGCAAGCAAAAGGTACACGTATTTAATTACGCGCTTATTGGCGCAGCAATGATTATCTTCTATGTGTTGCTGCTTTCCTTTTCAGAACAGATCGGTTATATGTGGGCCTATCTTGTTGCATCTATAGCCACCATCGCGCTTATTTCGTTGTTTATATCATCATTACTGCACAACAAAAAAGCGGCGCTCCTATTCGCCTTCATCCTGTCCTTATTCTACACTTTTATTTACATCATTATTCAGTTGGAAGACCTTGCTTTACTGGTAGGCAGTGTATTATTATTCATCATTATAGCGGTATTAATGTACTTCTCCAGAAAGATTAACTGGGATAGATATTAA